Proteins encoded together in one Thamnophis elegans isolate rThaEle1 chromosome 10, rThaEle1.pri, whole genome shotgun sequence window:
- the TRIM59 gene encoding LOW QUALITY PROTEIN: tripartite motif-containing protein 59 (The sequence of the model RefSeq protein was modified relative to this genomic sequence to represent the inferred CDS: inserted 7 bases in 4 codons), translated as MPSPGGGSSFAATREVWGTGGLLGASGIRREAEEMHYFEEELTCSICYSIFDDPRVLPCSHTFCRNCLESILQIKQFFHRLRQPKTITHNVPTKMLPLNCPNCRIVEIPPSGTDSLPVNFALRLLLXKVSTEDHPEVATCSEHYRQPLNIYCLLDKKLVCGHCLTIGKHHGHPIDDLQSAYMKEKETPGRLLEQLTDKHWSEVCLLIQNLEEQKAQCGSIVQEDKKTVLQYFKRLGDVLDQKNKLYLERWIVNMQIEAEYEPLIEMLKGIREEQLELMSLNTLFQEEXSPLHFLEKVEEIRQRVKILREKPLPMIKPVEIHPRXGPVLKDVWSKSEINQINKILIPKIKLISKQKVCTQNCNNETRPAKKSFWSFSPVAIILLSFIFFIVTFSQHINIHXKIVFPYIFDTLQIIYQDLSKRLHIAVENTMIYP; from the exons ATGCCGTCTCCGGGGGGGGGAAGCTCCTTCGCCGCGACAAGAGAAGTTTGGGGAACCGGCGGCCTGCTTGGCGCTTCGGGAATCCGGCGGGAGGCTGAG gaAATGCATTATTTTGAAGAGGAGTTAACTTGTTCTATATGCTACAGTATATTTGATGATCCTCGTGTTCTGCCATGTTCGCATACATTTTGTAGAAATTGTTTGGAAAGTATTCTTCAAATCAAGCAATTTTTCCATAGGCTCCGCCAGCCTAAGACAATTACTCACAATGTCCCAACTAAAATGCTTCCCCTCAATTGTCCCAACTGTAGAATTGTTGAAATTCCTCCATCTGGTACAGACTCTTTGCCTGTAAACTTTGCATTAAGGCTATTATT AAAAGTATCAACAGAGGATCATCCTGAAGTAGCTACCTGCAGTGAGCATTATAGACAACCACTAAATATTTACTGTCTACTAGACAAAAAACTTGTGTGTGGCCATTGTCTTACAATAGGAAAACATCATGGCCATCctatagatgacctacaaagtgcctacatgaaagaaaaagaaactcctggAAGACTCCTTGAGCAGTTGACCGATAAACATTGGAGTGAAGTTTGTTTGCTTATTCAGAATCTGGAGGAACAGAAAGCTCAGTGTGGGAGCATTGTTCAGGAGGATAAAAAAAcagttttgcaatattttaagaGACTTGGAGATGTCCTTGATCAGAAAAACAAGCTTTACTTGGAGCGCTGGATTGTAAATATGCAAATTGAGGCAGAATATGAACCTCTCATAGAAATGTTGAAAGGTATACGAGAGGAGCAACTTGAACTAATGTCACTAAATACATTGTTTCAAGAAGA GTCTCCTCTTCATTTTCTGGAGAAAGTTGAGGAAATACGTCAGCGTGTTAAAATTTTAAGGGAAAAACCATTACCAATGATTAAGCCAGTTGAAATCCATCCTCG AGGACCGGTGTTAAAAGATGTGTGGAGCAAAAGTGAAATTAATCAGATTAACAAAATTCTCATTCCCAAAATAAAGCTAATTTCAAAGCAGAAAGTATGTACCCAGAATTGTAACAATGAGACCAGACCAGCTAAAAAATCCTTCTGGTCCTTCAGTCCTGTGGCAATTatattactttcttttattttttttattgttacatTTAGCCAACATATTAACATtc aaaaaatagtttttccatatatttttgaTACTTTGCAGATAATTTATCAAGACTTAAGTAAAAGATTACACATAGCAGTGGAAAATACTATGATATACCCCTGA